From ANME-2 cluster archaeon, one genomic window encodes:
- a CDS encoding ATP-dependent DNA ligase, with the protein MTSFQDFATICQRIEDTSSSLDMTQMVAEFFQKVDDDELEIVARFIMGLVFPVWSPLQMGIGPSLLYTAVSKASGLPVKEVINLVRETGDVGLAARDALTAAKKAQSTFAAFNQDKPGLSVQDVYSRLTDIANSSGKGSQAARVRHLQFLFSVVTSSEAIYLARLAIEELRIGVGEGIVRDAIAVAFNVLKEAVERAYMMTNDLGLVAREAKLSGTDGVTGLDIKLGRPIKMMLAQVSQGITAVAGEMGTVAVEWKFDGARVQIHKNGDNVSLFSRRLEDVTASLPDIVDMVRTGVNARSAVLDGEAVVLGQDGKPGAFQQILKRFRRKYDVDNMKGEIPLQLFLFDVVYLNGESLFDRTLVQRRKRLVECVISSGTMSVAEQIVTSDINTIEGIYKQALDAGHEGVMLKNPESLYSPGKRGKHWLKVKPLMETLDLAVVGGEWGEGRRANFIGSYHLACIESDTGEFLSIGRVGTGITDEMLDELTSRFKELIVVESGKELEFVPQVVFEVAFEEIQKSPTYDSGFALRFPRLVRVRDDKSADEADTLERIEQLNLNQKGRGYHTP; encoded by the coding sequence ATGACCAGTTTCCAGGATTTTGCAACTATTTGCCAGCGTATCGAGGACACGTCCAGTTCACTGGATATGACACAGATGGTGGCTGAATTTTTCCAGAAGGTTGACGATGATGAACTTGAGATCGTAGCCAGGTTCATAATGGGCCTGGTATTTCCGGTCTGGAGTCCCCTTCAGATGGGCATCGGTCCCAGCCTCCTGTACACTGCTGTTTCAAAAGCTTCGGGCCTGCCGGTGAAAGAAGTCATCAACCTGGTCCGTGAGACCGGGGATGTCGGACTGGCAGCCAGGGATGCACTGACAGCAGCAAAGAAGGCACAGTCTACCTTTGCAGCCTTCAATCAGGATAAGCCCGGCCTCTCAGTACAGGATGTCTATAGCAGGCTTACTGATATCGCAAATTCATCGGGTAAGGGTTCCCAGGCCGCCAGGGTCAGGCATTTGCAGTTCCTGTTCAGTGTGGTCACATCCTCTGAAGCCATCTACCTGGCCAGGCTCGCCATAGAGGAACTGAGGATAGGGGTGGGTGAGGGAATTGTCAGGGATGCCATCGCTGTGGCTTTCAATGTGCTAAAGGAGGCTGTTGAACGGGCGTATATGATGACCAATGACCTCGGCCTTGTCGCCAGGGAAGCAAAACTCTCAGGTACGGATGGAGTGACAGGACTGGATATCAAGCTGGGTCGTCCCATAAAAATGATGCTCGCACAGGTATCCCAGGGAATTACGGCCGTAGCCGGTGAAATGGGCACGGTGGCAGTGGAATGGAAATTCGATGGAGCCAGGGTCCAGATACACAAGAACGGGGACAATGTGTCTCTTTTTTCGCGGCGCCTGGAAGATGTTACCGCCTCGCTGCCTGATATCGTGGATATGGTCAGGACAGGGGTAAATGCCAGGAGTGCCGTGCTTGATGGGGAAGCCGTAGTGCTGGGCCAGGATGGAAAACCGGGGGCTTTCCAGCAGATACTCAAACGATTCAGGCGGAAATATGATGTGGACAACATGAAGGGTGAGATACCTCTCCAGTTATTCCTCTTTGATGTCGTATACCTTAATGGAGAGAGCTTGTTCGACAGGACATTGGTACAGAGGCGGAAGCGGCTGGTTGAGTGTGTGATTTCATCTGGTACCATGTCGGTGGCAGAACAGATTGTAACATCAGATATCAATACAATTGAAGGCATATACAAACAGGCACTGGATGCAGGTCATGAAGGGGTGATGCTGAAAAATCCGGAATCTCTTTATTCACCTGGCAAACGAGGTAAACACTGGTTAAAGGTCAAACCCCTGATGGAGACCCTGGACCTGGCCGTTGTGGGCGGTGAATGGGGCGAGGGCCGGCGTGCTAATTTCATCGGTTCGTACCATCTGGCATGCATTGAATCCGATACCGGTGAATTTCTGTCTATAGGGAGGGTGGGGACCGGTATCACCGATGAAATGCTGGACGAACTCACGTCCCGGTTCAAGGAACTAATTGTGGTTGAGAGTGGTAAGGAACTTGAATTTGTGCCACAGGTAGTATTTGAAGTGGCATTCGAAGAGATCCAGAAGAGCCCAACCTATGATTCCGGATTTGCACTGCGGTTCCCAAGGCTGGTCAGGGTGCGGGATGATAAGAGTGCCGATGAAGCAGACACTCTTGAACGTATCGAACAACTGAATCTCAACCAGAAAGGGCGGGGTTATCATACTCCATAA
- the pdxT gene encoding pyridoxal 5'-phosphate synthase glutaminase subunit PdxT gives MRIAVVAIQGNVEEHISAAKGALKEMRVPGEVLPVRHSGTIPTCDAIIIPGGESTTLGRLMAREGIDREIKEAAAAGKPIMGTCAGLVLLAKDGGDQARRTGQHLLGIMDMSVDRNAFGGQRESFEVPLEVSILETPYNAIFIRAPVITNVKSGVEVLATFDDYIVAAKQGNVIALAFHPELTGDFRIHRYFFGLGK, from the coding sequence ATGAGAATCGCAGTTGTAGCAATCCAGGGAAATGTTGAAGAACATATATCAGCAGCAAAAGGAGCCCTGAAAGAGATGAGAGTGCCGGGGGAAGTGCTCCCGGTGCGGCACAGTGGTACCATTCCCACCTGTGACGCCATCATCATTCCCGGAGGTGAAAGCACTACACTGGGCCGGCTCATGGCCCGCGAGGGCATCGATAGAGAGATTAAAGAAGCTGCCGCTGCAGGTAAACCCATAATGGGCACGTGTGCCGGCCTGGTCCTGCTGGCAAAGGACGGCGGTGACCAGGCCAGGCGTACCGGGCAGCATCTTCTGGGAATAATGGACATGAGCGTGGACCGTAACGCTTTCGGAGGTCAGCGGGAATCTTTCGAAGTCCCGCTGGAGGTATCAATACTGGAAACGCCATACAATGCAATATTCATCCGTGCTCCGGTAATTACCAATGTTAAATCCGGTGTCGAAGTACTGGCCACTTTTGATGACTATATTGTCGCAGCAAAACAGGGTAACGTTATTGCCCTTGCATTTCATCCGGAGCTGACCGGGGATTTCAGGATACACCGGTACTTTTTCGGACTCGGGAAATAA